One window of Pyxicephalus adspersus chromosome 4, UCB_Pads_2.0, whole genome shotgun sequence genomic DNA carries:
- the LOC140328032 gene encoding uncharacterized protein isoform X1 produces the protein MDQSVLFSNMSPITFEDVAVLFSEEEWQDLAQWQKTLYRSVMKDIYEMVSSLGFPTTCSKFLHGAPLCVKEEFGCEAGDCTDSKQLLMVDIHDPPSVKKEHTLPPKLLNKTHNRPKKVTKTRACVNEILRQMKKGEPSQLDVISIANCNDGLSQKFSRKKKSASKRCKGLRNHDLILQRSDLLYPCKMCKKAFSNRFQLRSHLGVHSTIKPFICQDCGKGFTRRTYLKSHRRFHTEENPYKCRECDSSFPDKLSLKQHRQDQHNHLDRRLREVKLLLQQDPSCSLPILANKRSNVCEVCKKSFTKYYSLKVHQRIHSGEKPYECPKCGKCFSQKLRLKNHQTMHEEWAHEAGWFGRAKPTAPTEKIHKCEVCGKCFNRPYSLKVHLRVHSGEKPYECLKCGKCFSQRCRLKNHQTMHEEWAQEAGWFGSAKPTAPPEKIHKCEVCGKSFSRPYNLKIHLRIHSGEKPYQCDECHKSFSKNNLLTVHKRTHSGERPYQCPECAMSFSVMSYLRVHKRIHCGERPYQCTECPKNFSHYSSLVRHQRIHSGAKPYSCTVCSKSFRDKSSLTVHRRIHTGERPYKCGQCERAFRDCSTLVQHQRSHLGAKPYKCNVCEKSFTKSYTLKIHLQGHSEGRPYKCSLCPRSFSINYELKDHMKSHDVTEQSAPIVIIPGALLVEQLQCGTTFLLVT, from the exons ATGGATCAGTCGGTGCTCTTCTCCAATATG AGCCCTATTACATTTGAAGATGTGGCAGTCTTGTTTTCCGAGGAGGAGTGGCAGGACCTGGCGCAGTGGCAGAAGACTTTGTACCGATCGGTGATGAAGGATATTTATGAGATGGTATCTTCGCTTG GATTCCCGACTACTTGCTCTAAATTTCTACATGGGGCCCCATTATGTGTGAAGGAGGAATTTGGGTGTGAAGCTGGAG ATTGCACAGACTCCAAACAATTACTGATGGTGGACATCCATGATCCACCATCCGTTAAGAAAGAACACACATTGCCACCAAAACTTCTCAACAAAACTCACAACAGACCCAAGAAGGTGACAAAGACGAGAGCATGTGTTAATGAGATACTCAGACAGATGAAAAAAGGTGAACCGTCACAGCTGGATGTCATCTCTATAGCAAATTGTAATGATGGTCTATCCCAGAAGTTCTCCAGAAAGAAAAAATCTGCTTCGAAGCGTTGTAAAGGCCTTAGGAATCATGACCTCATTCTGCAAAGATCTGATTTGTTATACCCATGCAAGATGTGCAAGAAGGCTTTTTCCAACCGCTTCCAATTACGAAGCCATTTGGGGGTTCACTCTACAATAAAGCCATTTATCTGCCAGGATTGTGGTAAGGGTTTCACTCGACGTACCTACCTAAAATCTCACCGCCGATTTCACACTGAAGAAAACCCTTACAAATGTCGAGAATGTGATAGCAGTTTCCCTGACAAACTGAGCCTGAAACAGCACCGCCAGGACCAGCATAACCATCTGGACCGAAGGCTAAGGGAGGTAAAACTGCTGCTCCAGCAAGACCCCTCCTGCTCTCTGCCTATCCTGGCAAACAAAAGAAGCAATGTGTGTGAGGTTTGCAAGAAAAGCTTCACAAAGTACTACAGCCTGAAGGTCCACCAAAGGATTCACTCAGGAGAGAAGCCATACGAGTGTCCAAAGTGTGGCAAATGTTTCTCTCAGAAACTTCGACTGAAGAACCACCAGACCATGCATGAGGAGTGGGCACATGAGGCTGGTTGGTTTGGAAGAGCTAAGCCCACTGCCCCAACTGAAAAGATCCATAAGTGTGAGGTGTGTGGGAAGTGTTTCAACAGGCCCTATAGTTTAAAGGTCCATCTCAGGGTCCACTCGGGAGAGAAGCCATACGAGTGTCTAAAGTGTGGCAAATGTTTCTCACAGAGATGTCGACTGAAGAACCACCAGACCATGCATGAGGAGTGGGCACAAGAGGCTGGTTGGTTCGGGAGCGCTAAGCCTACTGCCCCACCTGAAAAGATCCACAAGTGTGAGGTGTGTGGGAAGAGTTTTAGCAGGCCCTACAATTTGAAGATCCATCTAAGAATCCACTCAGGAGAAAAGCCTTACCAGTGTGATGAATGCCACAAATCCTTTTCCAAGAATAACCTGCTGACAGTTCACAAGCGCACTCATAGTGGGGAACGTCCATACCAGTGTCCAGAGTGCGCAATGAGCTTTAGCGTCATGTCCTATCTCCGTGTCCACAAGAGGATTCACTGTGGAGAGCGGCCTTACCAATGTACGGAGTGTCCTAAGAACTTCAGTCACTATTCCTCATTGGTACGCCATCAGCGCATCCACTCAGGTGCCAAGCCCTACTCCTGCACAGTCTGTAGCAAGAGCTTCCGTGACAAGTCCAGCCTCACAGTGCACAGGCGCATTCACACAGGTGAGCGGCCTTACAAGTGTGGCCAGTGTGAGCGGGCTTTTAGGGACTGTTCCACTTTAGTTCAGCACCAGAGAAGCCACCTGGGGGCCAAGCCATACAAGTGTAACGTGTGTGAGAAAAGCTTCACAAAGTCCTACACTCTGAAGATCCATCTCCAAGGTCACAGTGAGGGGCGGCCATACAAATGTAGCCTCTGTCCACGTAGCTTCAGCATCAATTATGAGCTGAAGGACCACATGAAGTCTCATGACGTTACTGAGCAGTCTGCTCCAATTGTCATTATTCCAGGTGCCCTACTTGTAGAGCAGTTGCAGTGTGGTACCACGTTTCTTTTGGTTACCTGA
- the LOC140328032 gene encoding uncharacterized protein isoform X2, with protein sequence MKDIYEMVSSLGFPTTCSKFLHGAPLCVKEEFGCEAGDCTDSKQLLMVDIHDPPSVKKEHTLPPKLLNKTHNRPKKVTKTRACVNEILRQMKKGEPSQLDVISIANCNDGLSQKFSRKKKSASKRCKGLRNHDLILQRSDLLYPCKMCKKAFSNRFQLRSHLGVHSTIKPFICQDCGKGFTRRTYLKSHRRFHTEENPYKCRECDSSFPDKLSLKQHRQDQHNHLDRRLREVKLLLQQDPSCSLPILANKRSNVCEVCKKSFTKYYSLKVHQRIHSGEKPYECPKCGKCFSQKLRLKNHQTMHEEWAHEAGWFGRAKPTAPTEKIHKCEVCGKCFNRPYSLKVHLRVHSGEKPYECLKCGKCFSQRCRLKNHQTMHEEWAQEAGWFGSAKPTAPPEKIHKCEVCGKSFSRPYNLKIHLRIHSGEKPYQCDECHKSFSKNNLLTVHKRTHSGERPYQCPECAMSFSVMSYLRVHKRIHCGERPYQCTECPKNFSHYSSLVRHQRIHSGAKPYSCTVCSKSFRDKSSLTVHRRIHTGERPYKCGQCERAFRDCSTLVQHQRSHLGAKPYKCNVCEKSFTKSYTLKIHLQGHSEGRPYKCSLCPRSFSINYELKDHMKSHDVTEQSAPIVIIPGALLVEQLQCGTTFLLVT encoded by the exons ATGAAGGATATTTATGAGATGGTATCTTCGCTTG GATTCCCGACTACTTGCTCTAAATTTCTACATGGGGCCCCATTATGTGTGAAGGAGGAATTTGGGTGTGAAGCTGGAG ATTGCACAGACTCCAAACAATTACTGATGGTGGACATCCATGATCCACCATCCGTTAAGAAAGAACACACATTGCCACCAAAACTTCTCAACAAAACTCACAACAGACCCAAGAAGGTGACAAAGACGAGAGCATGTGTTAATGAGATACTCAGACAGATGAAAAAAGGTGAACCGTCACAGCTGGATGTCATCTCTATAGCAAATTGTAATGATGGTCTATCCCAGAAGTTCTCCAGAAAGAAAAAATCTGCTTCGAAGCGTTGTAAAGGCCTTAGGAATCATGACCTCATTCTGCAAAGATCTGATTTGTTATACCCATGCAAGATGTGCAAGAAGGCTTTTTCCAACCGCTTCCAATTACGAAGCCATTTGGGGGTTCACTCTACAATAAAGCCATTTATCTGCCAGGATTGTGGTAAGGGTTTCACTCGACGTACCTACCTAAAATCTCACCGCCGATTTCACACTGAAGAAAACCCTTACAAATGTCGAGAATGTGATAGCAGTTTCCCTGACAAACTGAGCCTGAAACAGCACCGCCAGGACCAGCATAACCATCTGGACCGAAGGCTAAGGGAGGTAAAACTGCTGCTCCAGCAAGACCCCTCCTGCTCTCTGCCTATCCTGGCAAACAAAAGAAGCAATGTGTGTGAGGTTTGCAAGAAAAGCTTCACAAAGTACTACAGCCTGAAGGTCCACCAAAGGATTCACTCAGGAGAGAAGCCATACGAGTGTCCAAAGTGTGGCAAATGTTTCTCTCAGAAACTTCGACTGAAGAACCACCAGACCATGCATGAGGAGTGGGCACATGAGGCTGGTTGGTTTGGAAGAGCTAAGCCCACTGCCCCAACTGAAAAGATCCATAAGTGTGAGGTGTGTGGGAAGTGTTTCAACAGGCCCTATAGTTTAAAGGTCCATCTCAGGGTCCACTCGGGAGAGAAGCCATACGAGTGTCTAAAGTGTGGCAAATGTTTCTCACAGAGATGTCGACTGAAGAACCACCAGACCATGCATGAGGAGTGGGCACAAGAGGCTGGTTGGTTCGGGAGCGCTAAGCCTACTGCCCCACCTGAAAAGATCCACAAGTGTGAGGTGTGTGGGAAGAGTTTTAGCAGGCCCTACAATTTGAAGATCCATCTAAGAATCCACTCAGGAGAAAAGCCTTACCAGTGTGATGAATGCCACAAATCCTTTTCCAAGAATAACCTGCTGACAGTTCACAAGCGCACTCATAGTGGGGAACGTCCATACCAGTGTCCAGAGTGCGCAATGAGCTTTAGCGTCATGTCCTATCTCCGTGTCCACAAGAGGATTCACTGTGGAGAGCGGCCTTACCAATGTACGGAGTGTCCTAAGAACTTCAGTCACTATTCCTCATTGGTACGCCATCAGCGCATCCACTCAGGTGCCAAGCCCTACTCCTGCACAGTCTGTAGCAAGAGCTTCCGTGACAAGTCCAGCCTCACAGTGCACAGGCGCATTCACACAGGTGAGCGGCCTTACAAGTGTGGCCAGTGTGAGCGGGCTTTTAGGGACTGTTCCACTTTAGTTCAGCACCAGAGAAGCCACCTGGGGGCCAAGCCATACAAGTGTAACGTGTGTGAGAAAAGCTTCACAAAGTCCTACACTCTGAAGATCCATCTCCAAGGTCACAGTGAGGGGCGGCCATACAAATGTAGCCTCTGTCCACGTAGCTTCAGCATCAATTATGAGCTGAAGGACCACATGAAGTCTCATGACGTTACTGAGCAGTCTGCTCCAATTGTCATTATTCCAGGTGCCCTACTTGTAGAGCAGTTGCAGTGTGGTACCACGTTTCTTTTGGTTACCTGA